A stretch of Electrophorus electricus isolate fEleEle1 chromosome 3, fEleEle1.pri, whole genome shotgun sequence DNA encodes these proteins:
- the glulb gene encoding glutamine synthetase has protein sequence MATSSSARLSKSVKQQYLELPQGDKVQAMYIWIDGTGEGLRCKTRTLDSEPKTIEDLPEWNFDGSSTYQSEGSNSDMYLLPKAIFRDPFRKDPNKLVLCEVFKYNRKPAETNLRQTCRKVMDMVENQHPWFGMEQEYTILGTDGHPFGWPSNGFPGPQGPYYCGVGADKAYGRDIVEAHYRACLYAGVEICGTNAEVMPAQWEFQVGPCEGISMGDHLWIARFILHRVCEDFGVVVSFDPKPISGNWNGAGCHTNFSTKQMREEGGLRHIEEAIEKLGKRHHYHIRVYDPKGGRDNARRLTGHHETSNIHEFSAGVANRGASIRIPRSVGQDKRGYFEDRRPSANCDPYAVTEAIIRTCLLSEEGEEPVEYN, from the exons ATGGCCACTTCGTCTAGCGCCAGACTCAGTAAAAGTGTGAAACAGCAGTACTTGGAGCTCCCTCAGGGAGACAAGGTCCAGGCCATGTACATCTGGATTGACGGGACAGGGGAAGGGCTGCGCTGCAAGACGAGGACTCTGGATTCGGAACCTAAAACCATCGAag ATCTCCCAGAGTGGAATTTTGATGGCTCAAGTACTTACCAGTCTGAAGGCTCCAACAGTGACATGTACCTCCTCCCCAAGGCCATTTTCCGAGATCCGTTTAGAAAGGACCCCAACAAGCTGGTTCTGTGTGAAGTGTTTAAATACAACCGCAAACCTGCAG AAACAAACCTCCGTCAGACATGTAGGAAGGTCATGGACATGGTGGAAAACCAGCATCCGTGGTTCGGCATGGAGCAGGAGTATACGATTCTCGGCACAGACGGTCATCCTTTTGGTTGGCCCTCAAACGGCTTTCCTGGACCACAAG GTCCGTACTACTGTGGCGTTGGAGCAGATAAAGCCTATGGAAGAGACATCGTGGAGGCCCATTACAGGGCCTGTCTGTATGCTGGGGTTGAGATCTGTGGCACCAATGCTGAAGTTATGCCTGCACAG TGGGAGTTCCAGGTGGGTCCGTGTGAAGGCATCAGCATGGGAGACCATCTTTGGATCGCTCGCTTCATCCTGCATAGGGTGTGTGAAGACTTTGGTGTGGTCGTCTCGTTCGACCCCAAGCCCATCTCAGGAAACTGGAACGGCGCCGGGTGTCACACTAACTTCAGCACCAAGCAGATGCGAGAGGAAGGGGGTCTGAG GCACATAGAGGAAGCGATCGAGAAGCTCGGCAAGAGGCATCATTACCACATTCGCGTCTACGATCCCAAAGGCGGTCGGGACAACGCCAGACGCCTGACCGGCCACCACGAGACCTCCAACATCCACGAGTTCTCCGCTGGCGTCGCTAACCGTGGTGCTAGCATCCGCATCCCACGTTCTGTGGGCCAAGACAAGCGAGGCTACTTCGAAGACCGCCGGCCGTCGGCCAACTGCGACCCGTACGCCGTGACGGAAGCCATTATTCGCACGTGTCTCCTGAGCGAAGAAGGGGAGGAGCCTGTGGAATACAACTGA
- the LOC118241024 gene encoding uncharacterized protein LOC118241024: protein MINTKVSVVQPACDWTSRSLDLNIPFVIGRTDIWPAPSCLLSIEHLQGIAQLQDITHVQERSGVHTFRTSHTCRRDQDCTPSGHHTPAGEIRSRHLQDVAHLQERSGVHTFRTSHTCKRDQEYTPSGRRTPAGEIRSTHLQDGTHLQERSGVHTFRTAHICRRDQEYTPSGHHTPAGEIRSRHLQDGTHLQERSGVHTFRTAHTCRRDQEYTPSGRHTSAGEIRSRHLQGVTHLQERSGVDTFRTAHTCRRDQEYTPSGRHTPAGEIKSRHLQGVTHLQERSGVDTFRTSYTCRRDQKYTPSGHVQSLCCPYHRETSPWQAKNVTWRCM from the exons ATGATTAATACAAAGGTCAGTGtagtaca ACCCGCTTGTGATTGGACGAGCAGAAGCTTGGATCTAAACATTCCGTTTGTGATTGGACGAACAG atatttggCCAGCTCCCTCATGCCTGCTCAG TATTGAACACCTGCAGGGCATCGCACAACTTCAGGACATCACACACGTGCAGGAGAGATCAGGAGTACACACCTTCAggacatcacacacctgcaggagagATCAGGATTGCACACCTTCAggacatcacacacctgcaggagagATCAGGAGTAGACACCTTCAGGACGTCGCACACCTGCAGGAGAGATCAGGAGTGCACACCTTCAggacatcacacacctgcaagAGAGATCAGGAGTACACACCTTCAGGACGTCGCACACCTGCAGGAGAGATCAGAAGTACACACCTTCAGGacggcacacacctgcaggagagATCAGGAGTACACACCTTCAGGACGGCACACATCTGCAGGAGAGATCAGGAGTACACACCTTCAggacatcacacacctgcaggagagATCAGGAGTAGACACCTTCAGGacggcacacacctgcaggagagATCAGGAGTACACACCTTCAGGacggcacacacctgcaggagagATCAGGAGTACACACCTTCAGGACGGCACACATCTGCAGGAGAGATCAGGAGTAGACACCTTCAGGGcgtcacacacctgcaggagagATCAGGAGTAGACACCTTCAGGacggcacacacctgcaggagagATCAGGAGTACACACCTTCAGGacggcacacacctgcaggagagATCAAGAGTAGACACCTTCAGGGcgtcacacacctgcaggagagATCAGGAGTAGACACCTTCAGGACGTCGTACACCTGCAGGAGAGATCAGAAGTACACACCTTCAGGACATGTGCAGAGTCTTTGCTGCCCGTACCATAGGGAGACGTCACCATGGCAGGCCAAAAATGTGACGTGGAGGTGCATGTGA